A single window of Colletotrichum higginsianum IMI 349063 chromosome 8, whole genome shotgun sequence DNA harbors:
- a CDS encoding Endoribonuclease L-PSP codes for MSHLRYYAYEGVGQKNLKNFSYNQAVRVGDKIECAGQGGWDPKTGEFYKEINAQIDQAFANVDLNLKDAGGKGWEQVYRVNSYHVPINNEAMDAMVRNFNKWMPNHKPIWTCVGVPRLGEDDMRVEIEVVAHDPEGAAKA; via the exons ATGTCTCATCTTCGTTACTACGCGTACGAGGGCGTTGGCCAAAAGAACCTCAAGAACTTTAGCTACAACCAAGCCGTGCGTGTGGGTGACAAGATCGAGTGCGCCGGCCAAG GCGGATGGGATCCCAAGACGGGGGAGTTTTACAAGGAGATCAACGCGCAGATTGACCAAGCGTTTGCCAACGTCGACCTCAACTTGaaggacgccggcggcaagggctgGGAACAGGTCTACAGGGTCAACTCGTACCACGTGCCGATCAACAACGAGGCGATGGATGCCATGGTCAGGAACTTCAACAAGTGGATGCCGAACCACAAGCCCATCTGGACATGCGTGGGGGTACCAAGgctcggcgaagacgacATGCGCGTCGAGATTGAGGTTGTTGCGCACGACCCTGAAGGCGCTGCGAAGGCTTGA